Within the Mustela lutreola isolate mMusLut2 chromosome 2, mMusLut2.pri, whole genome shotgun sequence genome, the region TGGCTCACCTACTGGGTGGTGTACGGCCTGTTCGGGCTGGCCGAGTTCTTCAGCGATCTACTCCTGTCCTGGTTCCCTTTCTACTACGCGGGCAAGGTGGGGGGCCCCGGACCCACCCAGGACTGTGCCGCCTCCTGGGGTGCGATGGGGAGACTCAGCCCCCCGTCTGAGGAAGTAGGCCCGACTGATGGGGGAGGTCCAGGCCCTTGCCCAAGGGGTGTCTGATGGGGGAGGTCCAGGCCCGTGCCCGAGGGTCACAGAGTGCAACGCTCGCCCTGTTCCCACAGTGCGCCTTCCTGTTGTTCTGCATGATTCCCGGGCCTTGGAACGGGGCGCACATGCTGTATCATCGCGCCATTCGTCCACTCTTTCTAAAGCATCACGAGGCCGTGGACAGCGTCGTGAGAGAGTTCAGCGGGCGAGCTCTGGACGTGGCAGCGGGAATAACCCGGGACGGTGTGTGCTCCCTGGCCGCGGGCTGTCCGTCTCTCCCGGCCCCGCCAGCCCGTGTCCCGGCCCCGCCTGCCCCTGCTCGTTCTCACTCCTGCCCTCCTCTGGCCCACCCTGACCGGCCTCCCTCCGGCTCCAGCCCCTCACTGTCAGCCTCTCTCTCATTCGCTTTCGGGAACCAGTGCTGCAGACCCTGGCCCGCGGCCGGGCTCTCGTCACCCCCACAGCTGCCCTGGGAGCTGACCGTACGTAGCCGCCACCCCCGGGACGCTGGGCCTGTGCATGTGCCGCATGGCCGGTCGTGTAGCTAGCTGGCCCCGTGGGGGATGGGGCGACGGCCTCCGTCCCtgccgccccggccccgcccccgccccgggcctGCAGGTGCAGCCAGGCCCGCCTCACCCCCGTGGCCCGTCTCTTCGCAGCCAAAGCAAGCGTGAGTCTGCTCCAGAAGGACAAGTGAAGGCCTCGCCTAGCGCGTCCACACAGCTGCCGGCTGGCGAGCTGGGGGGCACACGCCAGCCCAAGTCGTCCACGGATTCCTCGGCGCACTCCCGGGTAGGGCCGTCCACCAGCCCCTCGTCCGGGAGCAAGCCGGCCCCCTCACGCACCACCTTCGGCACGTCCCCGCGGCGCTCCCCGGCCAGCGCCTCCCGGCTGCCTGGCAAGTCCCGGGGCCAGCCGCGGTCACGGGCCGGCTCCTCCAGCCAGCGACCCCGGGCTGCcagccagcagcagccccagccacctgtcacctcctcggGCCACCCCCAGACGGCCCCTGAGGCCTCAGGCTCCACCGTGCTgcgccccagcccctcctccagccAGGCCCCCGCTGCCGTGCAGTCCCCCAGCAGCGCCACCGTCCCCACACAGCCCCCCACCAAAACCTCAGATGGGCCCGGGGACCCGGCCCCCGAGGCCTCCCAGTCCGGCGGACAGCAGGAGAAGGAGCCCTCGGCGCAGTCCAACGGCAGCAGCTCGGACACCGAGCTGCCCGTCTCCGGCCCATCTGAGTCCTCTCTGGAGCCCACCTCCGAGT harbors:
- the REEP6 gene encoding receptor expression-enhancing protein 6 isoform X2; its protein translation is MDGLRQRFERLLEQRNLATEALGALEAKTGVDKRYLAAGAATLLSLYLLFGFGASLLCNVIGFVYPAYASIKAIESPSKDDDTVWLTYWVVYGLFGLAEFFSDLLLSWFPFYYAGKVGGPGPTQDCAASWGAMGRLSPPSEECAFLLFCMIPGPWNGAHMLYHRAIRPLFLKHHEAVDSVVREFSGRALDVAAGITRDAKASVSLLQKDK
- the REEP6 gene encoding receptor expression-enhancing protein 6 isoform X3, which gives rise to MDGLRQRFERLLEQRNLATEALGALEAKTGVDKRYLAAGAATLLSLYLLFGFGASLLCNVIGFVYPAYASIKAIESPSKDDDTVWLTYWVVYGLFGLAEFFSDLLLSWFPFYYAGKCAFLLFCMIPGPWNGAHMLYHRAIRPLFLKHHEAVDSVVREFSGRALDVAAGITRDVLQTLARGRALVTPTAALGADPKASVSLLQKDK
- the REEP6 gene encoding receptor expression-enhancing protein 6 isoform X1, with the protein product MDGLRQRFERLLEQRNLATEALGALEAKTGVDKRYLAAGAATLLSLYLLFGFGASLLCNVIGFVYPAYASIKAIESPSKDDDTVWLTYWVVYGLFGLAEFFSDLLLSWFPFYYAGKVGGPGPTQDCAASWGAMGRLSPPSEECAFLLFCMIPGPWNGAHMLYHRAIRPLFLKHHEAVDSVVREFSGRALDVAAGITRDVLQTLARGRALVTPTAALGADPKASVSLLQKDK